A stretch of Campylobacter concisus DNA encodes these proteins:
- a CDS encoding MFS transporter → MASSFRIIRSMGPLFLGMSLLFIGNGLVIASCSALLKQNGVGELEIGLINTGFFVGALISTITAHRVISTTGHIRAFAIFSAIFAVSAMLHAVNQNLVFWAILRAFLGYCYYALLMVIESWLNAKIPNKIRSRVIAFYEGVFYTSFGLGILILALDLNTFEIFIISAAFIMLSSIPLNLIRINQPQIPERQPINIPKIFGIVPLALVGALIAGLAINGFFSMASLFVLLQGYGTKEASFFMTVAMIGGFLAQVFIGSFSDRYGRRPAILLCSSVALISAVLFLLNGKNLMVEYLLSFFFGAGIFCTYGLSLARANDEITDKTKSVQVARALLFSYSLASLFSPLLMSYAMKIFGAFGFIYVYLVLFTGLILFALTQKTIPQHMRKEYNDRLVARTAGIATIEQNGNFADRKNKK, encoded by the coding sequence ATGGCAAGTAGCTTTAGGATTATCCGCTCGATGGGACCGCTATTTTTGGGCATGAGTTTGCTTTTTATCGGAAATGGCCTAGTCATCGCATCTTGTAGTGCACTGCTTAAGCAAAATGGAGTGGGTGAGCTAGAGATTGGATTAATCAATACAGGCTTTTTTGTGGGTGCGTTAATTAGCACTATTACAGCCCACAGAGTCATCTCAACTACTGGCCACATTAGAGCATTTGCCATCTTTTCAGCCATTTTTGCAGTCTCAGCTATGCTTCATGCGGTAAATCAAAATTTAGTATTTTGGGCGATATTGCGTGCATTTTTGGGATATTGCTACTACGCGCTTTTGATGGTTATAGAAAGCTGGCTAAATGCAAAAATTCCAAATAAAATAAGATCTCGCGTGATAGCCTTTTATGAAGGCGTTTTTTACACGAGTTTTGGACTTGGCATTTTGATCTTAGCGCTTGATCTTAATACCTTTGAAATTTTCATCATAAGCGCAGCTTTTATCATGCTCTCAAGCATTCCATTAAATTTGATCCGTATAAATCAGCCTCAAATCCCAGAGCGTCAGCCCATAAACATCCCAAAAATTTTTGGTATCGTCCCGCTCGCTCTTGTTGGCGCGCTCATTGCGGGCTTAGCAATAAATGGCTTTTTTTCGATGGCAAGCCTTTTTGTCTTGCTTCAAGGATACGGCACAAAAGAGGCGTCATTTTTTATGACGGTTGCGATGATCGGTGGCTTTTTAGCTCAAGTTTTTATTGGTAGTTTCTCTGATAGATATGGCAGAAGGCCAGCTATTTTGCTTTGTAGCAGCGTAGCTTTAATAAGCGCGGTTTTGTTTTTGCTAAATGGCAAAAATTTAATGGTTGAATATCTACTTTCATTCTTTTTTGGGGCTGGAATTTTTTGCACCTATGGGCTTTCTCTGGCTAGAGCAAATGACGAGATCACAGACAAGACAAAGAGTGTGCAAGTCGCACGTGCTTTGTTGTTTAGCTACTCTTTGGCTTCGCTTTTCTCACCGCTTCTTATGAGCTATGCGATGAAAATTTTTGGAGCATTTGGCTTTATCTATGTTTATTTGGTGCTTTTTACTGGGCTTATTTTATTTGCACTAACGCAAAAGACAATACCACAGCACATGAGAAAAGAGTATAACGACAGGCTCGTTGCAAGAACGGCTGGCATCGC